Proteins encoded in a region of the Clostridium sp. 'White wine YQ' genome:
- the disA gene encoding DNA integrity scanning diadenylate cyclase DisA, protein MRIEQDKEIKKILKILAPGTILRDGLENILRAKTGALLVFSDNEDVMRLVDGGFKINSEYTPSYVYELAKMDGAIVISSDFKRIVYANVQMVPDSTIPTFETGTRHRTAQRVAKETGVIVVAISQRRNIITIYKGDLKYVLRETSAIIARANQAIQTLEKYVVVLDRVKNNLNVLEFQDLTTLFDVITAIQRTEMVMRIVGEIERYIVELGNEGRLISMQLAELVKSIEQDGILLIRDYCRLDLDFNDIYKEIQKLTSEELLDLDAIGKKLGFDGVSLIDTLISPRGYRIVSKIPRIPSSVIENLVKHFRELKNIIEATNDDLDKVEGIGEARAKAIRNGLRRIEEQVELNKQV, encoded by the coding sequence ATGAGGATTGAACAGGATAAGGAAATTAAGAAGATATTAAAGATATTGGCTCCTGGTACAATACTACGTGATGGACTTGAAAATATTTTAAGAGCAAAAACAGGGGCACTTTTAGTGTTTAGTGATAATGAAGATGTAATGAGATTGGTAGATGGAGGATTTAAAATTAATTCAGAATATACTCCATCCTATGTATATGAGTTAGCTAAGATGGATGGAGCAATTGTAATAAGCTCTGACTTCAAAAGAATAGTTTATGCAAATGTTCAAATGGTTCCTGATTCAACAATACCTACATTCGAAACAGGAACAAGACATAGAACTGCTCAGAGGGTTGCTAAGGAAACAGGCGTTATTGTAGTTGCTATATCTCAAAGGAGAAATATAATTACAATATATAAGGGCGATTTAAAGTATGTTTTGAGAGAGACATCAGCAATAATAGCAAGGGCAAATCAGGCAATACAAACCCTTGAAAAATATGTTGTGGTTCTAGATAGAGTTAAAAATAACTTGAATGTCCTTGAGTTTCAAGATTTAACAACATTATTTGATGTAATTACTGCAATTCAAAGAACTGAAATGGTAATGAGAATTGTAGGAGAAATTGAACGGTATATTGTAGAATTAGGAAATGAAGGTAGATTAATTTCTATGCAACTTGCAGAACTTGTTAAGAGTATCGAACAGGATGGGATACTATTAATTAGAGATTATTGCCGTCTTGACTTGGATTTTAATGATATATATAAAGAAATACAAAAGTTAACTTCAGAAGAATTATTAGACTTAGATGCTATAGGTAAGAAGTTAGGATTTGATGGAGTCTCATTAATAGATACATTAATTTCACCAAGAGGTTATAGAATTGTAAGTAAGATTCCTAGAATACCATCATCGGTAATTGAAAATTTAGTAAAACATTTTAGAGAGCTCAAAAATATTATCGAGGCAACAAATGATGACCTGGATAAAGTTGAGGGAATAGGGGAAGCTAGAGCAAAAGCCATAAGAAATGGCTTAAGAAGAATTGAAGAACAAGTTGAATTAAACAAACAAGTATAG
- the ispD gene encoding 2-C-methyl-D-erythritol 4-phosphate cytidylyltransferase, whose amino-acid sequence MNKVVAVIVAGGKGKRMSADISKQFIELKGRPILYYTLDKFLKNENIDKVVLVLPEDEIEYCKENILDKYNLNVWKLVPGGKERSDSVYNGLKSIEGNTEVVLIHDGARPFVSNEIIENGIKYAKLYGAAACGVTPKDTIKVIGENGFSKETPNRNTLFAVQTPQSFKYNLILKAHESVREKGTVVTDDTMVAELYGEKVFLYHGDYNNIKITTPEDLIIAENLI is encoded by the coding sequence ATGAATAAGGTAGTTGCTGTTATAGTTGCTGGTGGAAAAGGTAAGAGGATGTCAGCAGATATAAGCAAACAATTTATTGAGTTAAAAGGAAGACCAATCTTATATTATACACTTGATAAGTTTTTGAAAAATGAGAATATAGATAAGGTTGTACTAGTTCTACCAGAGGATGAAATAGAATACTGTAAAGAAAATATTTTAGATAAATATAACTTGAATGTATGGAAGCTAGTTCCTGGTGGGAAGGAAAGAAGTGACTCCGTATACAATGGATTGAAATCCATTGAGGGTAATACTGAAGTAGTTTTGATTCATGATGGAGCTAGACCATTTGTTTCTAATGAAATAATAGAAAATGGAATAAAATATGCTAAATTATATGGGGCAGCAGCATGCGGTGTAACTCCAAAAGATACAATTAAAGTGATTGGAGAAAATGGATTTTCAAAAGAAACGCCTAATAGAAACACCTTATTTGCTGTTCAGACTCCGCAAAGTTTTAAGTATAATTTGATACTAAAGGCACATGAAAGTGTTAGAGAAAAGGGGACCGTAGTTACAGATGATACTATGGTAGCTGAACTTTATGGCGAAAAAGTATTTTTATATCATGGAGATTATAATAATATAAAAATAACAACGCCTGAGGATTTAATTATCGCTGAAAATTTAATTTGA
- a CDS encoding DUF1573 domain-containing protein, translating to MKDVIFDDFQNSVNESLLRHKSILDILSKLSESQSKVNRAVTKAVTNCGCIKINASRQILPSDQDSLENLDNCLKSHLEGQLCDSCREIVEREIGNNLFYLTSLCNTLDLNLYDILIKENDKINTLGKFTFR from the coding sequence ATGAAAGATGTAATTTTTGATGATTTCCAAAACTCTGTAAATGAATCCTTGTTAAGGCATAAAAGTATTTTAGATATATTAAGCAAACTTTCTGAATCCCAATCAAAAGTTAACAGAGCTGTAACAAAAGCAGTAACTAATTGTGGTTGCATTAAAATAAATGCTTCTCGCCAAATACTACCTTCTGATCAAGATTCACTAGAAAACTTAGATAATTGTCTAAAATCACACTTAGAGGGACAATTGTGTGATAGTTGTAGAGAAATAGTAGAAAGAGAAATTGGTAACAATCTCTTCTATTTAACATCCCTATGTAATACTCTTGACTTAAATTTATATGATATTTTGATCAAAGAAAATGACAAAATAAACACTTTAGGGAAATTTACTTTTAGATAA
- a CDS encoding PIN/TRAM domain-containing protein, with the protein MLKKILRIVFSVIGLIIGFIIGDALLKIEVIADLGFFANSTFGKVSFLGLITVLFGIILFLLSPFIYNGITRLIEYVEKSMQRLSASEIIFGAVGAIIVLIITTLISLPLNKLYPIIGPIIFTMVNIIAAVIGADVSIKKKEDITNLLLSIKKGTKEKKSKVKGIAKVLDTSVIIDGRIFDICQTGFVEGPLVIPSFVLDELRHISDSSDSLKRNRGRRGLDILNKIQKELAIEVEIWEGDFPEIAEVDSKLLKLAQKLNGKVVTNDYNLNKVAEFQGVPVLNINELANAIKPVVIPGEEMRIQVIKDGKESGQGVAYLDDGTMIVVEGGRRFIGEELDVVVTSVLQTAAGRMIFARQKEA; encoded by the coding sequence ATGTTAAAGAAGATATTAAGAATAGTTTTTTCTGTAATTGGGCTTATTATTGGATTCATAATTGGAGATGCTCTTTTGAAAATTGAAGTGATTGCTGATTTGGGATTTTTCGCAAATTCAACTTTCGGTAAGGTATCATTTTTAGGACTTATAACTGTTTTATTTGGAATTATATTATTTTTGTTATCACCATTTATTTATAATGGAATTACTAGGCTAATCGAATATGTAGAAAAAAGTATGCAGCGTTTAAGTGCTTCAGAGATAATTTTTGGAGCTGTAGGTGCAATAATTGTACTTATTATAACAACACTTATATCGCTACCTCTTAATAAACTATACCCTATAATTGGGCCTATAATATTTACTATGGTAAATATTATAGCAGCGGTTATAGGTGCAGATGTTTCTATAAAGAAAAAAGAAGATATAACAAATTTACTTCTTTCAATTAAAAAAGGAACAAAGGAAAAAAAGTCAAAAGTAAAAGGAATAGCAAAAGTTTTAGATACATCAGTTATAATTGACGGAAGGATATTTGATATTTGCCAAACTGGATTTGTCGAAGGTCCATTGGTTATTCCAAGTTTTGTTTTGGATGAACTTAGACACATATCTGACTCTTCAGATTCTTTAAAAAGAAATAGAGGAAGAAGAGGACTTGATATACTAAATAAAATTCAAAAAGAATTGGCTATAGAAGTTGAAATATGGGAAGGGGACTTTCCAGAAATAGCTGAAGTTGATTCTAAATTACTTAAGCTTGCACAAAAATTAAACGGCAAGGTTGTAACAAATGATTATAACTTAAATAAAGTTGCTGAATTTCAAGGAGTTCCAGTTTTAAATATAAATGAACTTGCTAATGCAATTAAACCAGTTGTAATACCAGGTGAAGAGATGAGAATACAAGTAATTAAAGATGGTAAGGAATCCGGCCAAGGAGTTGCTTATCTTGATGATGGTACTATGATAGTTGTTGAAGGCGGAAGAAGATTTATAGGTGAAGAATTAGATGTTGTTGTTACTTCAGTTCTTCAAACTGCTGCAGGTAGAATGATATTTGCAAGACAAAAAGAAGCATAA
- a CDS encoding GntR family transcriptional regulator, protein MIDKNSPIPVYYQLKEDIKNKITNGIWKVGECIASERELTETYGVSRMTIRQALGELVQEGILIREKGKGTFVCDPKVKQEDMMSFSEIIKKTGRSLETKVIEFKVIETPVELQEAFPFEQIYLINRVRIVDGEVIANELVYIPCAYCGYMDEEMLKGSLFKILEGFGYVVDHSESEIRGVLMNNEYKKIFNVDKEVPLLKTYNRTFMGPKKVLFVEESTYRSDKYILQVNISRREGKLK, encoded by the coding sequence ATGATAGATAAAAATAGTCCTATCCCAGTATACTATCAACTTAAAGAAGACATTAAGAACAAAATTACTAATGGTATTTGGAAAGTTGGAGAATGTATAGCAAGCGAGAGAGAATTGACAGAAACTTATGGTGTTTCAAGAATGACTATTAGACAAGCGTTGGGAGAGCTCGTACAAGAGGGGATTTTGATTCGAGAAAAAGGTAAAGGTACTTTTGTATGTGATCCAAAAGTTAAACAGGAAGATATGATGAGTTTTTCAGAAATCATAAAAAAAACTGGAAGAAGCTTGGAGACCAAAGTAATCGAATTTAAGGTAATTGAAACTCCAGTTGAATTACAAGAAGCATTTCCATTTGAACAAATTTATTTAATTAACAGAGTCAGAATAGTGGATGGAGAGGTAATAGCTAATGAATTAGTATATATTCCATGTGCTTACTGCGGATATATGGATGAGGAAATGCTAAAAGGATCACTTTTTAAAATACTTGAAGGGTTCGGTTATGTTGTAGATCATTCTGAATCTGAAATAAGAGGTGTACTCATGAACAATGAGTATAAGAAAATTTTTAATGTAGATAAAGAAGTTCCTTTATTAAAGACTTACAATAGAACATTTATGGGACCAAAGAAAGTATTGTTTGTTGAAGAGTCGACATATAGGAGTGACAAATATATATTACAAGTTAATATTTCAAGAAGAGAGGGGAAACTAAAATGA
- the radA gene encoding DNA repair protein RadA has product MAKIKTVYICQECGYESPKWMGKCPDCNAWNSFQEEIKDTKETAKSRSIALNPSSIPKNIGEIKSGEKERFNTGIKELNRVLGGGLVKGSLTLISGDPGIGKSTLLLQTAQNIAKGYGKVLYVSGEESEEQIKIRGDRLGVDSQNLYIVSETNLEIIEAHINELSPIFVIIDSIQTMYKQGVTSAPGSVSQVRECSNAIMRIAKGNNIPLFIVAHVTKQGELAGPRVLEHMVDTVLSFEGERTEEFRVLRTMKNRFGTTREIGVFEMMGEGLVEVYDPSKLFLQERDGSQEGSIVIGIMEGSRPILVEIQALVTETKAVMPRRTAVGIDNSRLSLILAVLEKKLRIPFYNCDVYINVVGGLNIDGTTGDLGVALALLSSIKNKEFKLSKMMAVGEVGLTGEIRPISSCERIVNEASKMGFEHVIIPYRNKDKLDARGVNVIGVSSLREVINKIF; this is encoded by the coding sequence ATGGCGAAGATAAAAACTGTGTACATATGTCAAGAATGTGGATATGAGTCTCCAAAGTGGATGGGTAAGTGTCCAGATTGTAACGCGTGGAATAGTTTCCAGGAAGAGATAAAGGATACTAAAGAAACTGCTAAAAGTAGAAGTATAGCCTTAAATCCATCTAGTATTCCAAAGAATATTGGAGAAATTAAATCTGGTGAAAAAGAAAGATTTAATACAGGAATAAAAGAGTTAAACAGAGTTCTAGGTGGAGGACTTGTAAAAGGATCCCTTACATTAATTTCAGGAGATCCTGGTATAGGTAAATCTACATTGCTTCTTCAAACAGCTCAGAACATAGCTAAAGGTTATGGAAAAGTATTATATGTGTCTGGTGAAGAATCAGAAGAGCAAATTAAAATAAGAGGGGATAGGTTAGGCGTAGACTCTCAAAATTTATATATTGTATCTGAAACTAATTTAGAAATTATTGAAGCACATATAAATGAATTATCACCTATTTTTGTAATAATAGATTCCATTCAAACCATGTATAAACAAGGTGTAACCTCAGCACCTGGATCAGTATCTCAAGTTAGAGAATGTTCAAATGCAATTATGAGAATTGCAAAAGGAAATAATATTCCTTTATTTATAGTTGCTCATGTAACTAAGCAAGGAGAACTTGCTGGACCAAGAGTGCTAGAACATATGGTTGATACAGTTCTTTCATTTGAAGGAGAAAGAACTGAAGAATTTAGGGTACTTAGAACAATGAAAAATAGATTCGGAACCACAAGAGAAATTGGAGTTTTTGAAATGATGGGAGAAGGATTAGTTGAAGTCTATGATCCATCAAAATTATTTCTTCAAGAAAGAGACGGAAGTCAAGAAGGATCTATAGTAATAGGAATAATGGAAGGTTCTAGACCTATATTGGTAGAAATTCAAGCTCTAGTTACAGAAACTAAAGCTGTTATGCCAAGAAGAACAGCAGTTGGAATAGACAATTCGAGATTAAGTTTAATATTAGCAGTTTTAGAAAAGAAACTTAGAATACCTTTCTACAACTGTGATGTATATATAAATGTTGTTGGTGGATTAAATATTGATGGAACAACCGGGGATTTAGGTGTTGCATTAGCACTTCTATCATCAATTAAAAATAAAGAATTTAAATTATCAAAGATGATGGCAGTTGGTGAAGTTGGATTAACTGGAGAAATTAGACCAATTTCTTCTTGCGAGAGAATAGTTAATGAAGCTAGTAAGATGGGCTTTGAACATGTTATTATTCCATATAGAAATAAAGATAAACTAGATGCTAGAGGAGTTAATGTAATAGGAGTTTCTAGTTTAAGAGAGGTAATAAATAAGATTTTTTAG
- the nagB gene encoding glucosamine-6-phosphate deaminase: MKIIIAKSYEEMSRLAAEEIAKVVNEKPNAVIGLATGGTPVGMYKELIDMYKEKKVDFSEVTSVNLDEYVGLSGEHNQSYRYFMNSNFFDHVNIRKDHTFVPNGLAKDINAEGAEYDKKIEALGGIDIQLVGIGSNGHIGFNEPGEELDLGTHLTNLTESTIEANARFFASKDEVPTQAVTMGLGGIMKAKKILLIANGAEKAEAINKVINGKITTQIPASMVQMHRDVVIVVDEAAASKLENVK; encoded by the coding sequence ATGAAAATAATTATTGCAAAAAGTTATGAAGAAATGAGTAGATTAGCAGCAGAAGAAATAGCTAAGGTAGTAAATGAAAAACCAAACGCAGTTATTGGACTTGCAACTGGAGGTACTCCAGTAGGAATGTATAAGGAATTAATAGATATGTATAAAGAGAAGAAAGTTGATTTTTCAGAGGTTACATCTGTTAATTTAGACGAATATGTAGGATTATCTGGAGAGCATAATCAAAGTTATAGATATTTTATGAACTCAAATTTCTTTGATCATGTAAATATAAGAAAAGACCATACTTTTGTTCCAAATGGATTAGCAAAAGATATAAATGCAGAAGGTGCAGAGTATGATAAAAAAATTGAAGCATTAGGCGGAATAGATATACAATTGGTTGGAATTGGAAGTAATGGACACATTGGGTTTAATGAACCAGGTGAAGAATTAGATTTAGGTACTCATTTAACAAACTTAACAGAGAGTACAATTGAAGCTAATGCAAGATTCTTTGCTTCAAAAGATGAAGTTCCAACTCAAGCAGTAACAATGGGATTAGGCGGAATAATGAAGGCTAAAAAGATATTATTAATTGCTAATGGAGCAGAAAAAGCAGAAGCTATAAATAAAGTTATAAATGGAAAAATAACAACTCAAATACCAGCATCAATGGTTCAAATGCATAGAGATGTTGTAATAGTAGTAGATGAAGCAGCAGCTTCTAAACTAGAAAACGTAAAATAG